One window of the Tachypleus tridentatus isolate NWPU-2018 chromosome 10, ASM421037v1, whole genome shotgun sequence genome contains the following:
- the CCT4 gene encoding chaperonin containing TCP1 subunit 4: MIVKSSAPGNSSISNSKSDTSSFGYRDKDKPTQVRSSNITAAKAVSDAIRTSLGPRGMDKMIQAANGDVTITNDGATILKQMQVLHPAAKMLVELSKAQDVEAGDGTTTVVVIAGSLLDAASKLLARGIHPTTISESFQKAASKSVEILSEMAVPVDLSDRESLLKSASTSLNSKVVSQHSSQLAPLAVNAVMKVIDPTKDTNVDLRDIKIIKKLGGTLDDTELIEGLVFTQKTSGAGGPNKVEKAKIGLIQFCISPPKTDMDNQVIVSDYTQMDRVLREERAYILNIVKQIKKAGCNVLLIQKSILRDAVSDLALHFLAKMKILVVKDIEREDIEFVCKSLVCKPIASLDHFVPEALGSADLVEEIYAGGSKFVKITGVANPGKTVSIFLRGSNKLVLEEAERSIHDALCVIRCLVKKRALIAGGGAPEIELSLRLSEHARSLTGMEAYCFRAFAEALEIIPYTLAENAGLNSISTVTELRNRHAQGEKTSGINVRKGAVTNILQENVIQPLLVSTSAVTLAAETVRSILKIDDIVATVR, encoded by the exons ATGATTGTCAAATCTTCTGCACCAGGAAATTCAAGTATTTCCAATAGTAAAAGTGATACCTCGTCATTTGGTTACCGTGATAAAGACAAACCAACGCAAGTGAGATCGAGTAATATTACAGCTGCAAAAG CTGTGTCTGATGCCATTCGAACTAGCTTGGGTCCAAGAGGAATGGATAAAATG ATTCAGGCAGCAAATGGCGATGTAACCATCACCAATGATGGTGCAACCATTCTGAAGCAGATGCAAGTTTTGCATCCAGCAGCAAAAATG TTGGTAGAACTTTCTAAGGCTCAAGATGTGGAAGCAGGTGATGGAACTACTACAGTTGTTGTTATTGCTGGTAGTCTGTTGGATGCTGCTTCAAAGCTTTTAGCTAGAG GAATCCATCCAACAACCATTTCTGAGTCATTCCAGAAAGCTGCATCTAAATCTGTGGAAATTCTCTCTGAGATGGCTGTACCGGTTGATCTCTCTGATAGGGAATCCCTTTTGAAGAGTGCTTCTACCTCGCTGAACTCAAAA GTAGTATCTCAACATTCCAGTCAGCTGGCTCCACTAGCTGTCAATGCTGTCATGAAGGTTATTGATCCAACAAAAGATACCAACGTTGATTTACGAGACATTAAGATCATCAAGAAATTGGG AGGGACATTGGATGATACAGAGTTAATAGAGGGACTGGTGTTTACTCAGAAGACCTCTGGTGCTGGTGGTCCTAACAAAGTAGAGAAAGCAAAAATTGGATTAATCCAGTTTTGTATCTCTCCACCAAAAACTGAT ATGGACAACCAGGTGATTGTGTCAGATTACACGCAGATGGACCGAGTGTTGAGGGAAGAGCGGGcttacattttaaacattgtcAAGCAAATTAAAAAGGCAGGATGTAATGTCTTGTTGATCCAAAAATCAATTTTAAG GGATGCTGTAAGTGATCTGGCACTTCATTTCTTGGCCAAAATGAAGATTTTGGTTGTGAAAGACATTGAAAGAGAAGATATTGAATTTGTCTGCAAG AGTCTCGTTTGTAAACCTATTGCTAGCCTTGATCATTTTGTACCTGAAGCTTTAGGGTCTGCTGATTTAGTGGAAGAAATATATGCTGGTGGGTCAAAGTTTGTTAAG ATCACAGGAGTAGCAAATCCTGGCAAAACTGTCTCAATTTTCCTGCGAGGGTCAAACAAATTGGTACTCGAAGAGGCTGAACGATCCATCCATGATGCCCTCTGTGTTATTCGCTGTTTGGTGAAGAAAAG GGCTTTGATTGCTGGTGGGGGAGCACCTGAGATAGAACTCTCACTACGACTTTCAGAACATGCACGCAGCTTAACAGGAATGGAGGCTTACTGTTTCCGTGCTTTTGCTGAAGCTTTAGAAATTATCCCATACACATTAGCTGAGAATGCTGGCCTAAATTCCATAAGTACAGTTACCGAACTGAGGAATCGGCATGCTCAGGGTGAAAAAACTTCTGGAATAAATGTTAGAAAA GGAGCTGTAACAAACATTCTGCAGGAGAACGTTATTCAACCACTGCTGGTGTCGACTAGTGCAGTTACACTAGCTGCAGAGACTGTACGAAGCATCTTGAAGATAGATGATATT GTTGCCACTGTTCGTTGA